The DNA segment GGCTGCGGGCCCGCCACTGCGGGCCCTGCGAACGGTGCCGCTGCCGCCGGCTGCTGCTCGGCTCCGCAGCTGATCACGGTCGGCTTCCCAACCGGAACGGCTCACGGCCGTTCCGGTGATCCTGACTACTGATCGGGCCCACCGGGCACCTTTGAATAGACCATGTCCGGGGACGTTCCGGCGCCACTGCCGGATACGGACAGTGAAGCAGGGCCGCCGCCATGAGGGTGATCGAGGCCGCCCAACAGGAGGAAACCCTACGGTGACAAAGAATCGTGATCTCAGCCGGCATCGCGGAGTGAATCCGGCGCCTTCCCTCGTCCTCCCATTGATGACTGAGGGTTGGCGGTGCCGGTAGGGCGCCGCGGCCATGCTGGCGATGGGCGGGAGAGTGATTCTACTGTGGTGCCTGGTCCTGCGCGGCGATGGCTTCGATTTCGACCCTTGCTCCGCGGGGAAGTTCTGCCACAGCGACGGTGGTGCGCGCTGGATACGGGGATTCGAAGACTTCCGCGTAGATGTCGTTGACTGCCGCGAAGTCGGCCATCGATATCAGATACACGTTGACCTTGATGACATCGGCCGGTGTCCGGTGCGCAGCGGTGAGGACTGCTTCCAGGTTGGCGAATACCTGGCGGGTCTGCTTCTTGATGTCACCGTCAACGAGCTGCCCGGTCCGGGGATCGATCGGGGTCTGTCCGGAAAGATAGAGCAGTCCCGCACCCGGCGCGGTGGCGGCGTGCGAATATGGCCCGATCGCGTCGGGGGCGTTCGCCGCATCGATGGTTCTCCGGGACATGCCGAAACCGTACCATTCCGCGCCGCTTCCGAGGGCGGAGCCCCCTTATAAGGGTGGATGCCACGGGTGAGCGGATCGATCCACTCCGGGTGGATGGT comes from the Arthrobacter sp. CAN_C5 genome and includes:
- a CDS encoding Rid family detoxifying hydrolase; the protein is MSRRTIDAANAPDAIGPYSHAATAPGAGLLYLSGQTPIDPRTGQLVDGDIKKQTRQVFANLEAVLTAAHRTPADVIKVNVYLISMADFAAVNDIYAEVFESPYPARTTVAVAELPRGARVEIEAIAAQDQAPQ